In the genome of Elephas maximus indicus isolate mEleMax1 chromosome 6, mEleMax1 primary haplotype, whole genome shotgun sequence, one region contains:
- the CD28 gene encoding T-cell-specific surface glycoprotein CD28 isoform X2 — translation MLVAYNNAVNLSCEYTNNLFSKEFQAALYKGVDSDVEVCVVNGNYSHQLQFHSNTGFNCDGKLGNETVTFYLWNLYVNQTDIYFCKIEVMYPPPYIHNEKNNGTIIHVKEKHICPAPPSTESSKPFWALVVVNGVLAFYSLVITVALCICWMKNKRSRILQSDYMNMTPRRPGPTRKHYQPYAPARDFAAYRS, via the exons ATGCTCGTGGCGTACAACAATGCGGTAAACCTTAGCTGCGAGTATACTAACAACCTCTTCTCCAAGGAATTCCAAGCTGCCCTTTATAAGGGAGTGGATAGTGACGTGGAAGTCTGTGTTGTGAATGGGAATTACTCCCATCAGCTTCAGTTTCACTCAAATACGGGATTCAACTGTGATGGGAAACTGGGCAATGAAACAGTGACATTCTACCTCTGGAATTTGTACGTTAACCAAACGGACATTTACTTCTGCAAAATCGAGGTCATGTATCCGCCTCCTTACATACACAATGAGAAGAACAATGGAACCATTATCCATGTGAAAG aGAAACATATTTGTCCAGCTCCCCCGTCTACTGAGTCTTCTAAGCCATTCTGGGCACTGGTGGTGGTTAATGGAGTCCTGGCTTTCTATAGCTTGGTAATAACAGTGGCCCTTTGTATTTGCTGG ATGAAGAATAAGAGGAGCAGGATCCTTCAGAGTGACTACATGAACATGACCCCTCGGAGGCCCGGACCTACCCGCAAACACTACCAGCCTTATGCCCCTGCGCGTGACTTTGCAGCCTACCGCTCCTGA
- the CD28 gene encoding T-cell-specific surface glycoprotein CD28 isoform X1 translates to MLLRLFLALHLFPSIQATAENKIFVKQAPMLVAYNNAVNLSCEYTNNLFSKEFQAALYKGVDSDVEVCVVNGNYSHQLQFHSNTGFNCDGKLGNETVTFYLWNLYVNQTDIYFCKIEVMYPPPYIHNEKNNGTIIHVKEKHICPAPPSTESSKPFWALVVVNGVLAFYSLVITVALCICWMKNKRSRILQSDYMNMTPRRPGPTRKHYQPYAPARDFAAYRS, encoded by the exons aaaaCAAGATTTTTGTGAAGCAGGCGCCGATGCTCGTGGCGTACAACAATGCGGTAAACCTTAGCTGCGAGTATACTAACAACCTCTTCTCCAAGGAATTCCAAGCTGCCCTTTATAAGGGAGTGGATAGTGACGTGGAAGTCTGTGTTGTGAATGGGAATTACTCCCATCAGCTTCAGTTTCACTCAAATACGGGATTCAACTGTGATGGGAAACTGGGCAATGAAACAGTGACATTCTACCTCTGGAATTTGTACGTTAACCAAACGGACATTTACTTCTGCAAAATCGAGGTCATGTATCCGCCTCCTTACATACACAATGAGAAGAACAATGGAACCATTATCCATGTGAAAG aGAAACATATTTGTCCAGCTCCCCCGTCTACTGAGTCTTCTAAGCCATTCTGGGCACTGGTGGTGGTTAATGGAGTCCTGGCTTTCTATAGCTTGGTAATAACAGTGGCCCTTTGTATTTGCTGG ATGAAGAATAAGAGGAGCAGGATCCTTCAGAGTGACTACATGAACATGACCCCTCGGAGGCCCGGACCTACCCGCAAACACTACCAGCCTTATGCCCCTGCGCGTGACTTTGCAGCCTACCGCTCCTGA